A genomic segment from Neobacillus sp. YX16 encodes:
- a CDS encoding sulfatase, with translation MRMLVLDLDSLRPDHLGCYGYHRETSPNIDKIAAEGVRFTNYYTSDAPCLPSRTALMTGQFGIHNGAVGHGGTAADLRHEGPKRAFQDRLVRESLPGFLRSEGLRTALISPFAERHSSWHFNAGFNEIYNTGNCGMESAEEVTPTVLDWVKRNAKEDNWCLYVNYWDPHTPYRVPSDFGNPFENDDIPEWLTEEVLENHKGLVGPHSVHEIDMYWSKPLPQFPRYPVEIKDMNDMKKMIDGYDCGVRYMDEHIGRIFKELENHGLMEDLVIVITADHGENLGELGIYGEHGTADHGTCRIPMIIRWPGMNQGHVDNGLHYSLDLAPTLAEMFNKPGKPSWDGASYAPVLKSGETSDREFLVISQCAHVCQRGVRFGDWLYIRTYHDGYHLFDKEMLFNLKEDPYEQNNIASERKDICKEAVYYLNDWHDEMMKTMDYDVDPLWTVMKEGGPFHANGHLKMYSERLKQTGREELISKLKKRHPREFE, from the coding sequence ATGAGAATGTTAGTTTTGGATTTAGATTCATTGAGACCAGATCACTTAGGCTGCTATGGATATCATCGAGAAACATCACCAAATATTGATAAAATTGCCGCAGAAGGAGTTCGTTTTACAAATTATTATACGTCAGATGCACCTTGTCTTCCCTCACGAACAGCCCTAATGACAGGACAATTTGGGATTCATAATGGTGCAGTTGGTCACGGTGGTACAGCAGCAGATTTACGTCATGAGGGACCAAAACGTGCTTTTCAAGATCGCTTAGTACGTGAAAGTTTGCCTGGATTTTTACGTTCTGAAGGATTAAGAACAGCTCTTATTAGTCCTTTTGCAGAGAGACATTCTTCTTGGCATTTTAATGCAGGATTTAACGAAATTTATAATACTGGTAATTGTGGGATGGAATCAGCTGAAGAAGTAACACCAACGGTACTTGACTGGGTGAAACGAAATGCGAAGGAGGATAATTGGTGTTTATATGTGAATTACTGGGATCCGCATACACCGTATCGTGTTCCATCAGATTTTGGAAACCCATTTGAAAATGATGACATACCAGAGTGGCTTACTGAAGAGGTATTAGAGAATCATAAAGGGTTAGTTGGCCCTCATAGTGTCCATGAAATAGATATGTATTGGAGTAAGCCATTACCGCAATTTCCAAGATATCCAGTAGAAATCAAAGATATGAATGATATGAAAAAAATGATTGATGGGTATGACTGTGGTGTTCGATACATGGATGAACATATAGGCAGGATTTTTAAAGAACTTGAAAATCATGGATTAATGGAAGATCTAGTAATAGTTATAACAGCCGACCACGGAGAGAATTTAGGAGAATTAGGAATATATGGTGAACATGGAACAGCAGATCATGGTACATGTCGAATTCCTATGATTATTCGTTGGCCAGGAATGAATCAAGGTCATGTGGATAACGGCTTACATTATAGCTTAGATTTAGCACCTACTTTAGCAGAAATGTTTAATAAACCAGGAAAACCAAGCTGGGATGGAGCTAGCTATGCACCCGTTCTTAAAAGTGGAGAAACTAGCGATAGAGAATTTTTAGTGATTTCACAATGTGCACATGTTTGCCAGCGTGGAGTTCGTTTTGGTGATTGGCTGTATATTCGCACATACCATGATGGATATCATTTATTCGATAAGGAAATGTTATTCAACTTAAAAGAGGATCCCTATGAACAAAACAATATTGCGAGTGAACGAAAGGATATTTGTAAAGAAGCAGTATATTATTTGAACGATTGGCACGATGAAATGATGAAAACAATGGATTATGATGTTGATCCACTTTGGACAGTAATGAAAGAAGGTGGTCCATTCCATGCAAATGGGCACTTGAAGATGTATTCTGAAAGGTTAAAACAAACTGGACGTGAAGAATTAATTTCAAAATTAAAAAAACGTCATCCAAGAGAATTCGAATAA